In Magnolia sinica isolate HGM2019 chromosome 12, MsV1, whole genome shotgun sequence, a single genomic region encodes these proteins:
- the LOC131220720 gene encoding gamma-tubulin complex component 2-like isoform X11 — translation MESAPCPTTPRWNVDRPFLTGRFHQEIRPSSNTQTAGGVKGIASDSFSNRGSQNSVGYYHNSVQELLVIEDLLSAMVGIEGRYISIKRVCGKDSQVAFQVDASMDLALQEMAKRIFPLCENFLAISQFVELRSQFKNGLVNHAFAAALRALLLDYQAMVAQLEHQFRLGRLSIQGLWFFCQPMMGSMHALSIVIEKASANDLSGSAVLNLLQSQAKAMAGDNAVRSLLEKMTQCASAAYLRILERWVYEGVIDDPYGEFFIAENKLLQKESLTQDYDAKFWQQRYSLKDGIPSFLTSAAGTILTTGKYLNVMRECGHNVQVPISENSKLTSFGSNHHYLECIKAAYDFASGELLNLIKEKYDLMGKLRSLKRYLLLDQGDFLVHFMDIARDELVKRPDDISVEKLQSLLDLALRTTAAAADPCHEELTCCVERSSLLNGLGTLSDLEYGMKNLLSTPEVQKHVSDGNDQTEPVSVTGLETFSLSYKVQWPLSLVISRKALTKYQLIFRFLFHCKHVNRQLCGAWQVHQVCVCFFHVDMFRWQGVLHAAVHLGFVLLTNWEQPSPALQCFAAACLNLLIAFYII, via the exons ATGGAATCGGCTCCATGCCCCACAACTCCAAGATGGAACGTCGATCGTCCATTTCTGACGGGCAGATTCCATCAG GAAATCAGGCCTTCTTCCAACACTCAAACAGCAGGTGGCGTGAAAGGAATCGCTTCTGATTCCTTCAG CAAtcggggctcacaaaattcagttgGTTATTATCATAACTCTGTTCAG GAGCTGTTAGTAATTGAGGATCTGCTTTCTGCCATGGTTGGAATTGAGGGGCGGTACATTTCAATCAAAAGAGTTTGTGGGAAGGACAGTCAAGTTGCCTTTCAGGTTGATGCATCCATGGACTTGGCGCTGCAG GAAATGGCAAAAAGGATATTTCCTCTTTGTGAAAACTTTCTGGCAATTAGTCAGTTCGTTGAATTGAGATCGCAATTCAAAAATGGCTTGGTCAATCATGCCTTTGCTGCTGCACTAAGGGCTCTCCTTCTA GATTACCAGGCCATGGTGGCACAACTAGAGCACCAATTCCGACTTGGAAGACTTTCCATTCAAGGATTATGGTTTTTCTGTCAG CCTATGATGGGATCAATGCATGCTTTGTCGATTGTGATAGAGAAGGCTTCTGCAAACGATCTTTCAGGTTCAGCAGTTCTTAATCTCTTGCAGAGCCAG GCCAAGGCAATGGCTGGTGATAATGCAGTGAGGTCATTGCTGGAGAAGATGACTCAATGTGCTAGTGCTGCATATCTCCGCATATTAGAAAG GTGGGTCTATGAAGGGGTGATTGATGACCCTTATGGTGAATTCTTTATTGCTGAGAACAAATTACTGCAAAAG GAGAGTCTCACTCAAGATTATGATGCTAAGTTCTGGCAACAACGTTACAGCCTCAAGGATGGCATTCCAAGCTTCCTCACGAGTGCTGCGGGGACAATTTTGACAACTGGAAAATATTTAAATGTCATGAGAGAATGTGGACATAATGTtcag GTTCCCATAtcagaaaattcaaaattgacgAGCTTTGGATCAAACCACCATTATCTTGAGTGTATCAAAGCTGCTTATGATTTTGCAAGTGGCGAGCTCTTGAATCTTATTAAAGAAAAG TATGATCTTATGGGGAAACTAAGGTCGTTGAAGCGGTATCTTCTTCTTGATCAG GGTGATTTCTTGGTTCATTTTATGGATATAGCTCGAGATGAGCTTGTTAAAAGGCCTGATGATATATCTGTAGAGAAACTGCAG TCTCTTCTAGACCTTGCTTTGCGGACCACAGCTGCAGCAGCAGATCCTTGTCACGAGGAACTGACATGTTGTGTG GAAAGATCTTCTTTGCTTAATGGATTGGGGACTCTCAGTGATCTGGAATATGGGATGAAAAATTTACTTTCTACTCCTGAAGTTCAGAAGCATGTTTCTGATGGTAATGATCAGACAGAGCCAGTAAGTGTCACTGGCCTAGAAACGTTCTCTCTGAGTTACAAG GTGCAATGGCCATTGTCCCTTGTGATTTCCAGAAAAGCCTTGACAAAGTATCAGTTGATTTTCCGATTCCTGTTTCATTGTAAACACGTCAACCGGCAACTTTGTGGAGCATGGCAAGTCCATCAAGTATGTGTATGTTTCTTTCATGTAGACATGTTTAGGTGGCAAGGAGTGTTACATGCAGCCGTGCATCT